In the Canis lupus dingo isolate Sandy chromosome 28, ASM325472v2, whole genome shotgun sequence genome, AAAAGGCTATTTGGGTTGAGGGGGATGTCTCGCAGAGGATACCTGGTTGGGGCCATCCCAGGCTGGaggcccctcctccttcccctctacAAGCATCTGCACGGCTTCTTCCAAATCTCCTCGAGCTTTGGCCAGCACCCACTGGGCCTGCTCCACTGAACAGGTAGGGAACACCTCCAGGAGTACATCCACCCCCGGCAGCAGCTCCTCCTGAGCACCAGCTGCCTGTGGGCATAGATGTTGACAAGAAGCagtacttccttctttcctggccCCTAACTCTCTCACCAGTACCCTCCTCTACCAGTACCTCATCCTGGGTGTCTCCAGCAGCAGTAGAAGCCCTAGTCTCTTCTTTGAGCTTTTCAGGCCGTTGCAGGGGCTCGGGGGAGATGGGTACCTGACCTTGGACCTCAGAGCCCTGTGGTTGCAGGTTCTCTTAAGGAAGCAGATTGAGTATCAGGTTTGCCAGGGTTTTGTGGGGTGGGTGTTATGAATCATCCAAGTGCCCAGTCCCCAAACTCACCTTTGTTCCTGGCACCACTCAACTGCCCTGAGAGCTTCTGCATCATGTCCCCTATTGTACCCctgaaaagacaaggaaagtgaTTAAGAGGACAACTCTGCCCACCTTCCACAATCAGCCAGTCCTCCACCCCCTCTTTGCCCCCCAGCCAGCTCCCACCTTGGGATGTGAGCAAAGCCAGGCACATAGGCCTCCATCATCTCAGTGAAAGCCTCCATATCGAAGTTCTCTTCTGATGGTCCAGAGGGGCCCAGATCCTCCAGGACCCCGAGCACATAGGAGAAGATGACCTCATCCAAGCCGCTGCAGGAAGGGGACAAAACAAGCCCTGGGTAGGACACCGGTACTTCCAGCACCCCCACTTAGCCTGAGACTCAAGCTCTCAGCTTCACTGGGTCCATGAGCCAGACTTCAAGCTTTGAAGCCAGAAAGTAATCCACCCTGCCACAGAGCTTTGGTTTCCCATCTGTCCAGCAAGGTGACAGAGACAGGTTAAGATGTAAGGCCATACCAGCAAATCAGAATCAGCTCTTTTCCACCTTAGGATTAGAACTGAGAGCTTCCCACATTAGTCTGCCCAGGGCCCCATATGCTGCCCATCAGCTCCAACACTGACACTAGCACGATCTTTCTAGGAGAGCTGCTTCTACCTGAGGTCAGCCTCTGGGAGGTGCGTCTGGACGAAGGCAAGGAGGGCTGCACTGACAATCCTCTCCAGCTCCATGCTCTCTCCTCTTCTGGAAGGAGAGAAGATGTAGGTTTGTCAGGCCCTCTTCTGTCTGCCCCTACCCACTAAGGCCCAGGGGCAGCCAGCTCCTCCCTCGTGCCCTGCTGTGGAAAACACTTGTTGATGTTATCCATAGCTTCCAGCTCTGCAGCCTTGCCCTGCTCCCTCAAGCAGAGCTacagccccctccctgcccatctTTCCACCTCCTTTAGCCTGAGAGAGGGCTCTGACCTGTCTCTGGAGAAGGCCTCCACAGTGGTCCCCTCAtcccccaacctctccccatCTCGCCACCCCATTCCCCAGCAGCAGGCCCAGACCCTCTGGCAAGAAGCCAAGGTCTTGGGGTCACATGCCTCCTGGCTGAGGAATCCCATCATTGAGAGGGTCACTTGGCCCTCAAGTTCAACCACAAGGGGCCCATTGTCCAGCCACCCCAAGGAGCAGGCCTCAGGACCTGGCACAGCCTTCCCTCGGCCAGAATGGGCCGCCCACCCACTGCACAAAGGGGCTTTTCTGGATATGGGGCTCTGATGGAAGGGGAAGTCTTTCAGaaattctctcttcctgcccAATCCAGCAGCTTGGAGCTATCTACAAAGCACTTTCCATCCTTCTTCCCAAAGCCAAT is a window encoding:
- the CUEDC2 gene encoding CUE domain-containing protein 2, with the translated sequence MELERIVSAALLAFVQTHLPEADLSGLDEVIFSYVLGVLEDLGPSGPSEENFDMEAFTEMMEAYVPGFAHIPRGTIGDMMQKLSGQLSGARNKENLQPQGSEVQGQVPISPEPLQRPEKLKEETRASTAAGDTQDEAAGAQEELLPGVDVLLEVFPTCSVEQAQWVLAKARGDLEEAVQMLVEGKEEGPPAWDGPNQDLPRRLRGPQKDELKSFILQKYMMVDSAEDQKIHRPMAPREAPKKLIRYIDNQVVSTKGERFKDVRNPEAEEMKATYINLKPARKYRFH